In the genome of Pediococcus claussenii ATCC BAA-344, one region contains:
- the carB gene encoding carbamoyl-phosphate synthase large subunit, whose product MTQRTDISKILVIGSGPIIIGQAAEFDYSGTQACLALKELGYEVVLVNSNPATIMTDKEIADQVYIEPLTLSFVSKILRKEQPDALLPTLGGQQGLNMAMELSESGILDELDIKLLGTSLDAIDQAEDRERFKQLMLSIGEPVPESGIANNVSEAVDFARKTGFPVIVRPAFTMGGTGGGIANNESELELIARNGLSLSPVTQVLIEQSIAGMKEIEFEVMRDSEDHALVVCNMENFDPVGIHTGDSIVFAPVQTLTDVEIQTLRDSSLKIIRALKIEGGCNVQLALDPASGRYYVIEVNPRVSRSSALASKATGYPIAKVAAKIAVGQTLDEIINPVTKTTYAQFEPALDYVVCKIPRWPFDKFTNADNKLGTQMKATGEVMAVGQNLEEALQKAVRSLEINTSYLGDFSVSIDGKFEDNLINATDQRLFYLYSAIKQGYSIERLNELTHIHELFLDKLLHIWEIEQEIKSDLDLESILKTAKRYGFSDYTIATLRGVSENRIRNLRKEKGIIPVYKMIDTCAGEFSSSTPYFYSTYAFENESQKSKRKSVIVLGSGPIRIGQGVEFDYTTVHSIEALQSLGYEAIVINNNPETVSTDFSVSDKLYFEPLTVEDVLNVVDIEKPEGVIVQFGGQTAINLAEPLSNLGVNILGTKIEDVNRAEDRDEFNQLIKRHEIAQPKGATATDVTGALEIAEKIGFPVLIRPSYVLGGRAMEIVHDTQHLRDYMRRAVRVSHDHPVLIDQYLVGTECEADVISDGSQVLIPGILEHIERSGVHSGDSMAVYPAQSLSQKVEAKIVAIATNLAKSLNCVGLMNVQFIINKDEVYVIEVNPRASRTVPFLSKVTNIPMARIATGVIMGQSIEQQGYQSGLAPEQGMVHVKAPVFSFTKLNKVDSLLGPEMKSTGEVMGSDTSLPKALYKAFEATKTHVEDHGTVFVTVRDEDKKESVGLIKRFSELGYQIKATYGTATVLNDAGLKVQSVEKLQSDDQIINEIKKKRIQIVINTISDSVASKDDGIVIRNTALTYGVPLFTALDTVDAILQVLESQSFVAQAL is encoded by the coding sequence ATGACACAGCGAACAGATATTTCGAAGATATTGGTAATCGGATCCGGTCCAATAATTATAGGGCAGGCAGCGGAATTTGATTATTCAGGTACTCAAGCATGTTTGGCTTTGAAGGAATTAGGTTACGAAGTTGTTTTAGTTAATTCTAATCCGGCTACAATTATGACGGATAAAGAAATAGCTGATCAAGTATACATAGAGCCATTGACTCTGTCATTTGTTTCCAAAATCCTTCGAAAGGAACAACCTGATGCCTTGTTACCAACACTTGGTGGTCAACAAGGCCTAAATATGGCTATGGAATTATCTGAATCAGGAATTCTGGACGAATTAGATATTAAATTGCTTGGGACCAGCTTAGATGCTATTGACCAGGCTGAGGATCGTGAAAGATTTAAACAATTAATGTTAAGCATTGGAGAACCAGTACCTGAATCCGGAATTGCTAACAACGTTTCAGAAGCGGTTGATTTTGCAAGAAAAACAGGTTTTCCAGTTATAGTACGTCCCGCATTTACGATGGGTGGAACCGGTGGGGGAATTGCAAACAACGAAAGTGAATTAGAATTAATAGCAAGAAATGGGCTTTCTCTTTCTCCAGTAACACAAGTGTTAATTGAACAAAGCATTGCAGGAATGAAAGAAATTGAATTTGAAGTAATGCGCGATAGTGAAGATCATGCATTAGTTGTATGTAACATGGAAAATTTTGATCCGGTGGGAATTCATACTGGAGATTCAATCGTATTTGCGCCAGTTCAGACATTAACTGATGTGGAAATTCAAACTTTGCGAGATTCGTCTTTAAAAATAATTCGCGCATTAAAAATAGAGGGTGGTTGTAATGTCCAGTTGGCATTAGATCCTGCATCGGGCAGATATTATGTGATTGAGGTTAATCCCCGAGTTAGTCGGTCTAGTGCGTTAGCATCAAAAGCAACAGGATATCCAATTGCCAAAGTAGCAGCAAAAATTGCAGTAGGACAAACTTTAGATGAAATAATCAATCCGGTTACAAAAACAACATATGCACAATTTGAACCAGCGTTAGATTATGTGGTTTGTAAAATTCCAAGGTGGCCATTTGATAAATTTACCAATGCCGATAATAAGCTTGGAACACAAATGAAGGCAACCGGAGAAGTAATGGCAGTCGGGCAAAACCTTGAAGAGGCTCTTCAAAAGGCGGTTCGATCGTTAGAAATAAATACTAGTTACCTTGGCGATTTTTCTGTATCGATTGATGGGAAATTCGAAGATAACTTGATAAATGCAACAGATCAACGTCTTTTCTACCTTTATAGTGCAATTAAACAAGGCTATTCAATTGAAAGATTAAATGAGTTAACCCACATCCACGAATTATTTTTGGATAAATTATTACATATTTGGGAAATTGAACAAGAAATAAAAAGTGATTTAGATTTAGAATCTATATTAAAAACGGCCAAGAGGTACGGATTTTCCGACTACACTATAGCTACACTACGTGGAGTGAGTGAAAATAGAATTCGAAATCTTAGAAAAGAAAAAGGAATTATTCCGGTCTATAAAATGATTGATACTTGTGCAGGAGAGTTTAGCTCAAGTACTCCTTATTTTTATAGTACGTACGCCTTTGAAAATGAAAGTCAAAAATCAAAACGCAAATCGGTAATCGTTTTGGGATCTGGACCAATTAGAATTGGACAGGGAGTCGAATTCGATTATACTACCGTTCATAGTATCGAAGCATTACAATCTTTGGGGTATGAAGCAATAGTTATAAATAACAATCCCGAGACAGTTTCAACTGACTTCTCCGTGTCTGATAAGTTATATTTTGAGCCTTTAACAGTAGAAGATGTTTTAAATGTGGTTGATATTGAGAAGCCAGAGGGTGTTATTGTCCAATTTGGAGGTCAAACGGCGATTAATTTGGCCGAACCGTTATCAAATTTGGGTGTAAATATTTTGGGAACAAAAATAGAGGATGTTAATCGAGCGGAAGATCGAGACGAGTTTAACCAGTTAATTAAACGTCATGAAATTGCTCAGCCTAAAGGTGCCACTGCAACAGACGTTACCGGGGCATTAGAAATTGCTGAAAAAATTGGGTTTCCGGTTTTGATTCGACCTAGTTACGTGTTAGGTGGGCGTGCAATGGAAATTGTACATGACACACAACATTTACGAGACTATATGCGAAGAGCAGTTCGAGTATCACATGATCATCCGGTTTTGATTGATCAGTACTTAGTAGGAACAGAGTGTGAAGCTGATGTTATTAGCGATGGATCTCAGGTTCTGATCCCTGGGATACTGGAGCATATAGAGCGTTCAGGAGTTCATTCTGGAGATTCAATGGCCGTTTACCCTGCCCAATCGCTATCACAAAAAGTTGAAGCCAAAATCGTAGCAATTGCTACAAATTTAGCTAAGTCACTAAATTGTGTTGGTCTGATGAATGTTCAATTTATAATTAATAAAGATGAGGTATACGTTATCGAGGTAAACCCACGAGCTAGTCGTACGGTTCCGTTTTTAAGTAAGGTAACTAATATTCCCATGGCTCGAATCGCAACGGGAGTTATTATGGGACAAAGTATTGAGCAACAAGGATATCAATCCGGACTTGCACCTGAACAGGGAATGGTACATGTAAAGGCACCGGTTTTTTCCTTCACAAAATTGAATAAGGTTGACAGCTTACTTGGACCAGAAATGAAATCAACAGGTGAGGTTATGGGAAGTGATACCTCCTTGCCAAAGGCCTTATATAAAGCCTTTGAAGCAACTAAAACACATGTTGAAGATCACGGAACCGTTTTTGTTACGGTACGTGACGAAGACAAAAAAGAATCTGTTGGTTTGATTAAAAGATTTTCTGAATTAGGTTATCAAATTAAAGCGACTTATGGAACTGCAACAGTTTTAAACGATGCAGGGCTTAAAGTTCAGTCAGTTGAAAAATTACAAAGTGATGATCAAATCATCAATGAAATTAAAAAGAAACGAATTCAAATTGTCATTAACACAATATCTGATTCTGTGGCAAGCAAGGATGACGGAATAGTAATTCGTAATACGGCATTAACTTATGGTGTACCGCTATTTACAGCATTGGATACGGTAGATGCGATTTTGCAAGTATTAGAATCACAGTCATTTGTTGCACAGGCTTTGTAA
- a CDS encoding dihydroorotate dehydrogenase → MKNLEVNIAGVNLKNPFMPASGTAAYGQSLAKQINLDDLGALVIKSTTLNKKTGHPEPTTVQTSAGWLNAVGLKNPGIEEVEKEQLPWLAENYPNLPVIGSVAGDTTEEYIEVAKRMDNIANISILEINISCPNVANGGIEFGVEPSVVEELTRRIKDVTTKPVFMKLGPGVTSIVEIAAAAERGGCDGLTMINTIMGMEIDLNTRKPHLSNGTGGLSGRAIHPIAVRMIYQVRQQTKLPIIGVGGIFTAEDALELMLAGANAVQVGSARYGNPRVIEELIETFPSKMKEYHLGDINDIKQYWN, encoded by the coding sequence ATGAAAAACCTAGAAGTTAATATTGCAGGAGTTAATTTAAAAAATCCCTTTATGCCTGCAAGTGGTACAGCAGCTTACGGACAATCATTAGCAAAACAGATTAATTTGGACGACTTAGGGGCCTTAGTCATCAAATCTACAACATTAAATAAAAAGACGGGGCATCCAGAGCCTACTACTGTCCAAACAAGTGCTGGATGGCTAAATGCTGTTGGTCTAAAGAATCCAGGCATCGAAGAGGTTGAAAAAGAGCAGTTACCATGGTTAGCTGAAAATTATCCAAATTTACCTGTTATTGGAAGTGTTGCAGGAGATACAACTGAAGAATATATCGAAGTTGCAAAAAGAATGGATAATATTGCTAATATTTCAATTTTAGAAATTAATATATCATGTCCTAACGTTGCAAATGGTGGTATTGAGTTTGGTGTTGAACCATCAGTTGTTGAAGAGCTTACGCGAAGAATAAAAGATGTAACAACGAAACCTGTTTTTATGAAATTAGGACCAGGAGTTACTAGTATTGTTGAAATTGCAGCAGCTGCAGAACGAGGGGGATGCGATGGATTGACTATGATTAATACTATTATGGGTATGGAAATAGATTTAAATACTCGTAAACCACATTTATCAAACGGAACCGGCGGATTGTCAGGACGAGCAATTCATCCAATCGCGGTTCGCATGATTTATCAAGTCAGACAGCAAACAAAATTACCAATTATTGGAGTGGGCGGTATTTTTACTGCTGAAGATGCTCTTGAGTTAATGTTAGCAGGTGCTAATGCTGTACAGGTAGGATCAGCTCGTTATGGGAATCCAAGGGTCATTGAGGAGTTAATTGAAACTTTTCCGTCTAAGATGAAAGAGTATCATTTAGGTGACATTAATGATATAAAACAATATTGGAATTAA
- a CDS encoding flavodoxin yields MQILYFSLTGTTKKAANKISDLTGATLTEIEVKRVYPKDDLSKMKDVALEEQKDKISPEIVSNIDVKKDDLIFIGCPVWNQQLPMVISEIFDKVNFEGKKIIGFFTSGSTKYTEIESDFKRVVKSGQILDGFMANDNEEILNHLKKLELIK; encoded by the coding sequence ATGCAAATTTTATATTTTTCACTGACAGGTACAACAAAAAAAGCGGCGAACAAAATTAGTGATTTAACGGGTGCGACATTAACAGAAATTGAAGTCAAACGAGTTTATCCCAAAGATGATTTAAGTAAGATGAAAGATGTAGCATTGGAAGAACAAAAAGACAAAATTTCACCAGAGATAGTAAGTAATATTGATGTGAAAAAGGATGATCTTATTTTTATAGGATGTCCAGTTTGGAATCAACAATTACCAATGGTGATTTCGGAAATTTTTGATAAAGTTAACTTTGAAGGTAAAAAAATTATTGGTTTCTTTACAAGTGGATCAACTAAATATACAGAAATAGAGTCGGATTTTAAAAGAGTTGTTAAGTCTGGCCAGATCCTAGACGGGTTTATGGCAAATGATAACGAGGAAATTCTGAATCACTTAAAAAAGCTTGAGTTAATAAAATAG